The Mycolicibacterium boenickei genome has a segment encoding these proteins:
- a CDS encoding SDR family NAD(P)-dependent oxidoreductase: protein MSSLSGRVALVTGAVQGMGAAHARRLAGAGATVAVNDIRGSSALDELATEIGGLAVPGDVSDPRACARIADKVADTAGRLDVLVANHAYMTMAPLLEHDEADWWRVIDTNLGGTFHLVQAVLPHMRRNGGGRIVVIASEWGVTGWPEATAYAASKAGLISLVKTLGRELAPEGIIVNAVAPGVTDTPQLKVDADAAGIALPDMQARYAEAIPLGRIGSVDEIAAAVQFLADFEMSAVVGQVISCNGGATRTRV, encoded by the coding sequence ATGAGCTCGCTGTCGGGTCGGGTCGCGCTGGTCACCGGCGCGGTGCAGGGGATGGGTGCGGCGCATGCGCGAAGGCTCGCCGGCGCGGGAGCGACGGTGGCGGTCAACGACATTCGCGGGAGCAGTGCTCTGGATGAGCTGGCCACCGAGATCGGCGGTCTGGCCGTTCCCGGCGATGTCAGTGACCCGCGTGCCTGCGCCCGGATTGCCGACAAGGTGGCCGACACGGCGGGCCGGCTCGACGTGTTGGTCGCCAACCACGCCTACATGACCATGGCCCCGCTGCTCGAACATGACGAGGCCGACTGGTGGCGGGTGATCGACACCAACCTGGGCGGCACCTTTCATCTGGTGCAGGCGGTGTTGCCACACATGCGCCGGAACGGCGGGGGCCGGATCGTGGTGATCGCCAGCGAGTGGGGTGTCACCGGCTGGCCCGAGGCGACGGCCTACGCGGCGTCCAAGGCCGGGCTCATCTCGTTGGTCAAGACCCTGGGCCGGGAACTGGCTCCGGAGGGGATCATCGTCAACGCGGTGGCGCCCGGAGTCACCGACACCCCCCAGCTCAAGGTGGACGCCGATGCCGCCGGGATCGCGCTGCCCGACATGCAAGCGCGCTACGCCGAGGCAATCCCGTTGGGCCGCATCGGTTCTGTCGATGAGATCGCCGCTGCGGTGCAGTTCTTGGCCGACTTCGAGATGTCGGCGGTGGTCGGGCAGGTGATCTCCTGCAACGGCGGGGCCACCCGAACGAGAGTGTGA
- the speB gene encoding agmatinase: MTKGNQVTGQPYVRSETGNVGQIDAMAVPRYAGIATFARLPQRHEVSDYDIAVVGVPFDTGVTYRPGARFGPAAIRQASRLLKPYHPALDVSPFAQAQVVDAGDIAANPFDIEAAVDQIREGIAELVTTPQQRVVLLGGDHTVALPALQAMSAVHGPVALVHFDAHLDTWDTYFGAPCTHGTPFRRASEQGLIVKGHSAHIGIRGSLYDRADLLDDESLGFTVVHCRDIDRIGVDGVIERIRERVGDHPVYVSIDIDVLDPAFAPGTGTPEIGGMTSRELVAVLRAMRGLPIVGADVVEVAPAYDSGDVTAVAAANLAYELVTLMADDD, encoded by the coding sequence ATGACGAAAGGGAATCAGGTGACAGGCCAGCCGTATGTGCGGTCGGAGACGGGCAACGTCGGTCAGATCGATGCGATGGCGGTACCGCGGTACGCCGGTATCGCCACGTTCGCCCGGCTGCCGCAACGTCACGAGGTCTCCGACTACGACATCGCGGTGGTCGGGGTGCCGTTCGACACCGGCGTGACCTACCGGCCGGGTGCCCGGTTCGGTCCGGCCGCGATCCGGCAGGCCTCACGTCTGCTCAAGCCCTATCACCCGGCGCTGGACGTGAGCCCGTTCGCGCAGGCACAGGTGGTCGACGCCGGCGATATCGCGGCCAATCCGTTCGATATCGAAGCGGCGGTGGACCAGATCCGGGAGGGCATCGCGGAGTTGGTGACCACGCCGCAGCAGCGGGTGGTCCTGCTCGGCGGGGACCACACCGTCGCGTTGCCTGCCCTGCAGGCCATGAGCGCGGTGCACGGTCCGGTGGCGCTGGTGCACTTCGACGCCCACCTGGACACCTGGGACACCTACTTCGGTGCGCCCTGCACGCACGGCACCCCGTTTCGCCGGGCCTCCGAGCAGGGCCTGATCGTCAAGGGCCACTCGGCGCACATCGGGATCCGCGGCTCGCTCTACGACCGTGCCGACCTGCTCGACGACGAGTCGTTGGGCTTCACGGTGGTGCACTGCCGCGACATCGACCGCATCGGTGTCGACGGTGTCATCGAGCGGATCCGGGAGCGGGTGGGGGATCACCCGGTGTACGTCTCGATCGACATCGATGTGCTGGATCCGGCATTCGCACCGGGCACCGGGACACCCGAGATCGGTGGCATGACGAGCCGCGAGTTGGTGGCGGTGTTGCGCGCCATGCGGGGGCTGCCGATCGTGGGCGCCGACGTGGTGGAGGTCGCGCCGGCCTACGACAGCGGTGACGTCACCGCCGTGGCGGCGGCCAACCTGGCCTACGAACTGGTTACGCTGATGGCTGACGATG
- a CDS encoding APC family permease: protein MTASPISLDAREPDGPHVLRREFSLWSAFAFAFAFISPIVALYGIFGLALSAAGPSFWWGFALVFGGQLLVALVFAMLVSRWPLEGSIYQWSRRLLGTSYGWFAGWVYMWTLVIAMATVALGAAGFVANIAGVESPSGGLRAVIALMILLGGTAINLVGRGALKVFMTASIVAEVIGSIGLGTWLLLFHRNNSLSVLLEGGGPGVDTWSYLGGPFLIAVAFIGFSFVGFESAGAIAEEVHEPRRDLPKAVLFSLGFIALVVAYSSLAIILAIPDLDAVVAGSVADPVYETLTAALGHGIAKPVEVLFVIGFLASFLALQTSASRVIWAYARDGALPASAVLSRLRGKARIPVVAILVTTVVGGALFGLSIVAGDIYSLMVNFTAGGFYLAFLFPLIGFVVVLARRGWTDGTFSLGRATVPVAVVAAVWAILQTLNIAWPRTVFEQRYLDWSVWIGVAVLGVIGVGILLTVRRQIVSAALIDEAEISDEQPDDKVAIDD, encoded by the coding sequence ATGACTGCATCGCCGATCTCGTTGGACGCGCGCGAACCCGACGGGCCCCACGTGCTACGGCGCGAATTCTCGCTGTGGTCGGCGTTTGCCTTCGCTTTCGCGTTCATCTCGCCGATCGTCGCGCTCTACGGCATCTTCGGCCTGGCGCTGTCCGCCGCCGGTCCGAGCTTCTGGTGGGGCTTCGCGCTGGTGTTCGGCGGGCAGTTGTTGGTGGCCCTGGTCTTCGCGATGCTGGTGTCGCGTTGGCCGTTGGAGGGTTCCATATATCAATGGTCGCGGCGGCTGCTCGGCACGTCCTACGGCTGGTTCGCCGGCTGGGTGTACATGTGGACGCTGGTGATCGCCATGGCGACCGTGGCGCTCGGTGCCGCCGGATTCGTGGCGAACATCGCCGGAGTGGAGTCGCCGTCAGGCGGCTTGCGGGCCGTCATCGCGCTGATGATCCTGCTCGGCGGCACGGCGATCAACCTGGTCGGCCGCGGTGCGCTCAAGGTGTTCATGACTGCCAGCATCGTGGCCGAGGTGATCGGTTCGATCGGGCTGGGCACCTGGCTGCTGCTGTTCCACCGCAACAACTCGCTGTCGGTGCTGTTGGAGGGTGGCGGCCCCGGCGTCGACACCTGGAGTTACCTGGGCGGGCCGTTCCTGATCGCGGTGGCGTTCATCGGATTCTCCTTCGTCGGGTTCGAGAGCGCCGGGGCGATCGCCGAGGAAGTGCACGAGCCGAGGCGCGATCTGCCCAAGGCCGTCCTGTTCTCGCTGGGATTCATCGCGTTGGTGGTGGCCTACTCGAGTCTTGCGATCATCCTGGCGATCCCGGATCTGGATGCGGTGGTGGCCGGGTCGGTGGCCGACCCGGTGTATGAAACCCTCACGGCGGCATTGGGACACGGCATCGCCAAGCCGGTGGAGGTGCTGTTCGTAATCGGCTTCCTGGCGAGCTTCTTGGCCTTGCAGACTTCCGCGTCGCGGGTGATCTGGGCGTATGCCCGTGACGGTGCGCTGCCGGCCTCGGCCGTGCTGTCCCGGCTGCGTGGCAAGGCGCGAATCCCGGTGGTGGCGATCCTCGTCACGACGGTGGTCGGTGGGGCGCTGTTCGGACTGTCGATCGTGGCCGGCGACATCTATTCGCTCATGGTCAATTTCACCGCAGGCGGCTTCTACCTGGCCTTCCTGTTCCCGCTGATCGGGTTCGTGGTGGTGCTGGCGCGCCGCGGCTGGACCGACGGCACATTCAGCCTGGGGCGGGCCACGGTTCCCGTCGCCGTGGTGGCCGCGGTGTGGGCGATCCTTCAGACGCTCAATATCGCCTGGCCCAGAACGGTTTTCGAACAGCGCTACCTGGATTGGTCGGTGTGGATCGGCGTTGCTGTGCTCGGTGTGATCGGTGTGGGGATCCTGCTCACCGTGCGGAGGCAGATCGTGAGCGCGGCGCTGATCGACGAGGCCGAGATCTCCGACGAGCAGCCGGATGACAAGGTGGCCATCGATGACTGA
- a CDS encoding SDR family NAD(P)-dependent oxidoreductase, translating into MTDAPVAVVTGGASGIGAAVVTALRERGYRIGTLDLSGETRADHAVAADVSDGAAVSRAVAEIRAELGPITGLVTSAGHYEMAPISQISLQAWQRMLRVHVGGLFHAARACLPDMVERGAGAVVAVASELAVGGGDGDAHYAAAKGAILGLVRSLAAEVAGRGVRVNAVAPGPTDTPLLADDSPWRAADYLDTLPLRRLVTPAEVARCVQYLMCDATFSTGDVVNVNAGAVI; encoded by the coding sequence ATGACTGACGCACCTGTCGCAGTCGTCACCGGCGGCGCCAGCGGAATCGGTGCCGCGGTGGTCACGGCGTTGCGAGAGCGCGGCTACCGCATCGGCACGCTTGACCTGTCGGGTGAAACCCGCGCGGATCATGCTGTGGCAGCGGATGTTTCCGATGGCGCCGCGGTGAGCAGGGCGGTCGCCGAGATCCGTGCCGAGCTGGGACCGATCACCGGGCTGGTGACCTCGGCGGGCCACTACGAGATGGCGCCGATCAGCCAGATCAGCCTCCAGGCCTGGCAGCGCATGTTGCGGGTCCACGTGGGCGGGTTGTTCCACGCCGCTCGGGCCTGTCTGCCGGACATGGTGGAGCGGGGTGCCGGCGCGGTGGTCGCGGTGGCCAGTGAACTGGCCGTCGGTGGCGGCGACGGCGACGCCCACTACGCTGCGGCCAAGGGCGCGATCCTCGGACTGGTGCGCAGCCTGGCTGCCGAAGTGGCCGGGCGGGGGGTGCGGGTGAACGCGGTGGCCCCGGGTCCGACCGACACCCCGCTGCTGGCCGACGATTCTCCGTGGCGCGCAGCCGATTACCTGGACACGCTGCCGTTGCGGCGGCTGGTCACCCCGGCCGAGGTGGCGCGTTGCGTGCAATACCTGATGTGCGACGCCACGTTCAGTACCGGTGACGTCGTCAACGTCAACGCGGGAGCGGTGATATGA
- a CDS encoding PucR family transcriptional regulator ligand-binding domain-containing protein translates to MSDRSDVVPTLRDLLESHRGLLTPDDDPGDLDRPISWVHTTELRDPSRYLHGGELVCTVGISLQTEQDCEAFVDSLTRAGAAGLCFGVGDVHDSVPTTLIAAASKAGLPILVAPPNVPFSSVSRYVADFQMGGEIAVARATNSLMPELLSSQRRRESVRQLLDRAGEVLGGYLLLDPDGTPADTGATIVVDGLGALTWVGSGDPPETAVLELTARFAQATQGDIDIESALRRERVGQLLSLIERRMLLPDALHRLLDWTGLNSPELTCSAWPAGAGAVLSMAFPDALVGDAPEVCLVVEAGVRAESTAELSLPSGHAAAGPLAELGAAITQARIALDLAQQHGGSIGPDQLSTFDSLLEGLPLSRLAPFKNQLIDPLERLDNDRGTQHVRTLRTFLATNGSLIDTARELFLHTNTVRHRLGRIHAITGRNPMSFEDQAAFAIGLRANDRVRRMPGQPE, encoded by the coding sequence ATGTCGGACCGCAGCGACGTCGTACCGACCCTGCGCGACCTGCTCGAGTCACACCGCGGGCTGCTCACCCCCGACGACGACCCGGGCGACCTCGACCGGCCGATCAGCTGGGTGCACACCACCGAGTTGCGGGATCCGTCGCGGTATCTGCACGGCGGCGAGCTGGTCTGCACCGTAGGGATCAGCCTGCAGACCGAGCAGGACTGCGAGGCCTTCGTGGATTCGTTGACCCGGGCCGGAGCTGCCGGGCTGTGCTTCGGCGTCGGCGATGTGCACGACAGCGTCCCGACCACGCTGATCGCCGCCGCGTCCAAAGCCGGCCTGCCGATCCTCGTCGCCCCGCCCAACGTGCCGTTCTCCTCGGTGAGCCGCTACGTCGCCGACTTCCAGATGGGCGGCGAGATCGCCGTCGCTCGGGCCACTAATTCGCTTATGCCGGAACTACTTTCGTCGCAGCGACGGCGCGAGTCGGTACGGCAGCTGCTGGACCGGGCGGGTGAGGTGCTGGGCGGCTACCTCCTGCTGGATCCCGACGGGACACCCGCGGACACCGGTGCCACCATCGTGGTCGACGGGCTGGGCGCCCTGACCTGGGTAGGCAGCGGCGACCCACCCGAAACCGCTGTGCTGGAGCTGACCGCGCGATTCGCCCAGGCCACCCAAGGCGATATCGACATCGAATCCGCGCTGAGGCGCGAACGTGTCGGGCAGCTGCTGTCGCTGATCGAGCGACGCATGCTGCTGCCCGACGCGCTCCATCGGCTGCTCGACTGGACCGGGCTGAACTCCCCTGAACTGACCTGCTCGGCGTGGCCGGCCGGGGCGGGCGCCGTGCTGTCGATGGCGTTTCCCGATGCCCTCGTCGGGGATGCGCCCGAAGTGTGCCTGGTGGTCGAGGCGGGCGTTCGGGCTGAGTCCACCGCTGAGCTCTCGCTGCCTTCGGGGCACGCCGCTGCCGGGCCGTTGGCGGAACTGGGGGCGGCGATCACCCAGGCCCGCATCGCGCTCGACCTGGCCCAGCAACACGGCGGCAGCATCGGCCCTGACCAACTCAGCACCTTCGACAGCCTGCTGGAGGGTTTACCCCTGAGCCGCTTGGCTCCGTTCAAGAACCAACTCATCGATCCGCTCGAACGCCTGGACAACGACCGGGGTACCCAGCACGTGCGGACTCTTCGGACCTTTCTGGCCACCAACGGATCTCTGATCGACACCGCGCGCGAACTGTTCCTGCACACCAACACGGTCCGTCACCGGCTGGGCCGTATCCACGCGATCACGGGCCGCAACCCGATGAGCTTCGAAGACCAGGCCGCGTTCGCCATCGGATTGCGCGCCAACGACCGCGTCCGCCGCATGCCCGGCCAGCCGGAGTGA